The following are encoded together in the Pelagicoccus enzymogenes genome:
- the dnaJ gene encoding molecular chaperone DnaJ, whose amino-acid sequence MKEDYYELLGVSKQATQDELKKAYRKMAVKYHPDKNPGNKEAEENFKKVSEAYEVLKDEQKRAAYDRYGHAAFSGGMGGGGGASAGGPFHDPFDIFSEVFGGGGGGGSIFEEFFGGGGGGGRGRGGASRGSDLRYDLEIDLEEAAKGVEKEISFRKPTTCSKCSGSGAEPGSGVSTCPTCAGHGQVTASKGFFSVRQTCPTCNGSGQKVEKPCSACGGEGRVNETTKIKVKVPPGVDTGSKLRSAGNGEAGSHGGPTGDLYIVLHVRDHEIFDRQDENLYCEIPIKFTLATLGGTIEVPTLSGKASLKIPAGTQSGTTFRLKGKGMPSLRGGYYGDQMVRVKIEVPKSLTSEQREKLEEFALACGDAGDDDEPKSFFEKAKKIFD is encoded by the coding sequence GTGAAAGAAGATTACTACGAACTGCTCGGAGTCAGCAAGCAAGCGACTCAGGACGAACTTAAGAAGGCTTACCGCAAAATGGCGGTGAAGTACCACCCGGACAAGAATCCGGGCAACAAGGAAGCCGAGGAGAACTTCAAGAAAGTCTCCGAAGCTTACGAGGTTCTCAAGGACGAGCAAAAGCGGGCAGCTTACGATCGCTACGGCCACGCTGCGTTCAGCGGAGGCATGGGCGGTGGAGGCGGCGCCTCGGCGGGTGGTCCTTTCCACGATCCTTTCGATATCTTCAGCGAAGTGTTCGGCGGAGGCGGCGGAGGTGGCAGCATCTTCGAAGAGTTCTTCGGCGGCGGAGGCGGCGGTGGTCGCGGACGCGGCGGAGCCTCTCGCGGCTCCGACTTGCGCTACGACTTGGAGATCGACCTCGAAGAAGCGGCCAAGGGAGTGGAGAAGGAAATCTCTTTCCGCAAGCCCACCACTTGCAGCAAGTGCTCGGGATCGGGGGCGGAGCCAGGCAGCGGCGTAAGCACCTGTCCGACGTGCGCAGGTCATGGGCAAGTCACTGCTTCCAAGGGATTTTTCTCGGTTCGCCAAACCTGTCCTACCTGTAACGGCAGTGGTCAAAAGGTGGAAAAGCCATGTTCGGCTTGCGGTGGAGAAGGGCGCGTCAACGAGACGACCAAGATCAAGGTCAAGGTGCCGCCGGGAGTCGATACCGGTTCCAAGCTTCGTTCCGCAGGCAATGGCGAAGCCGGTTCCCATGGAGGGCCGACGGGGGATCTTTACATCGTTCTCCATGTGCGTGACCACGAGATCTTTGATCGCCAAGACGAGAATCTTTACTGCGAGATTCCGATCAAGTTCACCCTTGCTACCTTGGGCGGTACCATCGAAGTCCCGACTCTCAGCGGTAAGGCGAGCCTGAAGATTCCCGCCGGTACCCAGTCTGGCACTACGTTCCGTCTCAAAGGCAAGGGTATGCCCAGCTTGCGTGGCGGCTACTACGGTGACCAGATGGTACGCGTAAAGATCGAGGTTCCTAAATCCCTAACCTCCGAACAGCGCGAAAAACTGGAAGAATTCGCGCTCGCATGCGGGGATGCGGGAGACGATGACGAGCCGAAGAGCTTTTTCGAGAAAGCGAAGAAGATATTCGACTAG
- a CDS encoding FtsK/SpoIIIE family DNA translocase, protein MAKKRTSTKEPESDIKQASMKSRFIWAGLCFLIAVLLALALGDYTPYQVSIGKSVGSTNPNENNMVGILGAESAEKLIAAFGRMSWFVPLFVGWLGGAFLARDRRNKVVLSIVMLVAMVTGSGLFTATGTTFANPEVYVTGTGGTAGNLLYNNLLHVYLGTVGSAVILGAIYLACLTMIVFPSLPESGDFFRESLAQWRERRSAAAEERREAKRLAKIAAKEEKQRLKEEKAEAKRLAQEEREATKALIREAKGKKAAEPEIDPEPRIKVNIPTTKKAAPQPEPEEDEPKKKTLGEVLKIVAPEKTKKARTATLPVASGNYTFPKLDLLAELEAPEGANSEEEHTENAERLKQTLKEFGVDVTMGEIHIGPVITRYEVYPAPGVRVEKISNLDKNIALGMRAVSVRILAPVPGKGCVGIEVPNQVPMPVGIREILESEDWVKSKAEIPIALGRDVSGKPIISDLTKMPHLLIAGATGAGKTVCINAIITSLLFHSSPENLRFIMVDPKIVEMKVFNSLPHMLIPVVTDPKKVPGALKWLLNEMESRYEMFAKVGVRNIAGFNGRKKPEKEKTEEEKLEEELQSELEIKVPRDEGVLDEIPDKLPYIVCIVDELADLMMVAPADIETGIARLAQLARAAGIHLVLATQRPSVNVITGVIKANLPCRISFQVSSKIDSRTILDGGGAEQLIGRGDMLFSPPGSSRLVRSQGAFVSDEEIADIVEFLKANGPPKFAEEVQKQIEAGDELDLGGGGEGGDDGDELFSKAIDVLRSTKRASTSMLQRRLRIGYNRAANLMDQLEDRGIVGPENGSSPREILVDLDSM, encoded by the coding sequence ATGGCGAAAAAGCGTACTTCGACCAAAGAACCTGAATCCGACATCAAGCAAGCGAGCATGAAAAGCCGCTTTATTTGGGCTGGCTTGTGCTTTCTCATAGCCGTGCTGCTGGCCCTGGCCCTCGGCGACTACACGCCCTACCAGGTCTCCATCGGAAAATCCGTGGGATCCACCAATCCCAACGAAAACAACATGGTCGGCATCCTCGGCGCCGAATCCGCCGAGAAGCTCATCGCTGCCTTCGGACGCATGTCCTGGTTCGTGCCACTCTTCGTAGGCTGGCTGGGCGGAGCCTTCCTCGCCCGCGACCGCCGCAACAAGGTCGTGCTCTCCATCGTAATGCTGGTCGCCATGGTGACCGGGTCCGGCCTCTTCACCGCGACCGGTACCACCTTCGCCAACCCGGAAGTATACGTCACCGGAACCGGCGGAACTGCAGGGAACCTTCTCTACAACAACCTGCTGCACGTTTACCTCGGAACCGTCGGCTCCGCCGTCATCCTCGGGGCGATCTATCTGGCCTGCTTGACCATGATCGTTTTCCCCAGCCTGCCAGAGTCCGGCGACTTCTTCCGCGAATCGCTGGCGCAGTGGCGCGAACGTCGCTCCGCAGCCGCCGAGGAACGCCGCGAAGCCAAGCGGCTCGCCAAGATCGCTGCCAAGGAGGAAAAGCAACGTCTCAAAGAAGAGAAAGCCGAAGCCAAACGCCTCGCCCAGGAAGAACGCGAAGCCACCAAAGCCCTCATCCGCGAAGCCAAAGGCAAGAAGGCTGCCGAACCGGAAATCGATCCCGAGCCCAGGATCAAGGTCAACATCCCCACCACCAAGAAGGCCGCCCCTCAACCGGAGCCGGAAGAGGACGAACCCAAGAAGAAAACCTTGGGCGAAGTTCTCAAGATCGTGGCTCCGGAGAAGACCAAGAAAGCCCGCACCGCGACCCTGCCGGTCGCCTCCGGCAACTACACCTTCCCGAAGCTGGACCTGCTCGCCGAACTGGAAGCCCCGGAAGGCGCCAACTCCGAGGAGGAACACACCGAAAACGCGGAGCGCCTCAAGCAGACCCTCAAGGAATTCGGGGTCGACGTCACCATGGGCGAAATCCACATCGGCCCGGTCATCACCCGCTACGAGGTCTACCCCGCGCCGGGCGTGCGCGTGGAGAAGATTTCCAACCTCGACAAGAATATCGCCCTCGGCATGCGGGCCGTTTCCGTGCGTATCCTCGCCCCCGTGCCGGGCAAGGGCTGCGTGGGCATCGAGGTGCCGAACCAAGTTCCCATGCCCGTCGGCATTCGTGAAATCCTCGAATCGGAGGACTGGGTCAAGTCCAAGGCGGAAATCCCCATCGCCCTCGGCCGCGACGTATCCGGCAAGCCGATCATCTCCGACCTTACCAAGATGCCTCACTTGCTCATCGCGGGTGCCACCGGCGCAGGTAAGACCGTGTGTATCAACGCCATCATTACCTCGCTGCTCTTCCACTCCAGCCCGGAAAACCTGCGCTTCATCATGGTCGACCCCAAGATCGTGGAAATGAAGGTGTTCAACTCCCTCCCCCACATGCTCATTCCGGTCGTCACCGACCCGAAGAAAGTGCCGGGCGCCCTCAAGTGGCTGCTCAACGAAATGGAGTCCCGCTACGAAATGTTCGCCAAGGTGGGCGTGCGCAACATCGCCGGCTTCAACGGACGCAAGAAGCCAGAGAAGGAAAAGACCGAAGAGGAAAAGCTGGAAGAGGAACTGCAGAGCGAGCTGGAGATCAAGGTCCCCCGCGACGAAGGCGTGCTCGACGAGATCCCCGACAAGCTCCCTTACATCGTCTGTATCGTGGACGAGCTGGCCGACCTCATGATGGTCGCCCCCGCCGACATCGAAACCGGCATCGCCCGCCTCGCCCAGTTGGCCCGCGCCGCCGGCATCCACCTCGTGCTAGCTACCCAGCGCCCCTCCGTCAACGTCATCACCGGTGTCATCAAGGCCAACTTGCCCTGCCGTATCTCCTTTCAGGTCTCCTCCAAGATCGACTCCCGCACCATTCTCGACGGCGGCGGAGCGGAACAGCTCATCGGTCGCGGTGACATGCTTTTCTCCCCCCCGGGCTCCTCGCGTCTCGTGCGCTCGCAAGGCGCCTTCGTCTCCGACGAGGAAATCGCCGACATCGTGGAATTCCTCAAAGCCAATGGCCCACCGAAATTCGCGGAAGAAGTGCAGAAGCAAATCGAGGCCGGCGACGAGCTCGATCTCGGCGGCGGCGGAGAAGGCGGCGACGATGGCGACGAGCTCTTCAGCAAAGCCATCGACGTGCTCCGCTCCACCAAACGAGCCTCCACTTCCATGCTGCAGCGCCGCCTCAGAATCGGTTATAACCGAGCGGCCAACCTGATGGACCAGCTCGAAGATCGCGGCATCGTAGGCCCCGAAAACGGCTCCAGCCCCCGTGAGATCCTCGTCGACCTCGACTCGATGTAA
- a CDS encoding type I phosphomannose isomerase catalytic subunit, translating to MSAPIFFKPIYQERVWGARNLSEALGRELPEGKVIGEAWEVVDRPEAQSVVAGGEFDGKTIRELISENAASVMGEGYDPQRPFPILVKWLDCADRLSLQVHPPASVAPQLKGEPKTENWYIADCKPGSSLIVGLKKGATREEFERRLKDDSLEECIHRFAVEPGDSILVESGRLHAIDAGNLILEIQQNSDTTYRVYDWGRVGLDGEPRQLHIEESLASIEWNDFEPSAMKTDGEQVVLADCQEFRLVKFTLSEAASKVTIPAGEGRLLSPVEGKVLANGVEVSRGDNVLLPADTEWEITGDAGAAFLVTEKFV from the coding sequence ATGTCAGCACCGATCTTCTTCAAACCTATCTACCAAGAACGCGTCTGGGGCGCCCGCAACCTGAGCGAGGCTTTGGGCAGGGAGTTGCCCGAGGGCAAGGTCATCGGGGAGGCCTGGGAAGTGGTCGATCGCCCGGAGGCCCAATCCGTGGTCGCCGGCGGCGAATTCGATGGCAAGACCATTCGGGAGCTCATCTCGGAAAACGCCGCCTCGGTGATGGGCGAAGGATACGACCCGCAGCGTCCGTTTCCGATTTTAGTAAAGTGGCTGGATTGCGCGGACCGGCTCAGCCTGCAGGTGCATCCGCCGGCTTCGGTCGCGCCCCAGCTCAAGGGAGAGCCCAAGACCGAGAACTGGTACATCGCGGACTGCAAGCCGGGCTCGTCTTTGATCGTGGGCCTGAAGAAAGGAGCGACGCGCGAGGAGTTTGAGCGCCGCCTGAAGGACGACTCCCTGGAGGAGTGCATCCATCGCTTCGCGGTGGAGCCGGGCGATTCGATCTTGGTGGAAAGCGGGCGCCTGCACGCCATCGATGCGGGCAACCTGATTTTGGAAATCCAGCAAAACTCGGACACGACCTACCGCGTCTACGACTGGGGGCGTGTGGGCTTGGACGGCGAGCCGCGCCAGCTGCATATTGAAGAGTCGTTGGCCAGCATCGAGTGGAACGACTTCGAGCCGAGCGCCATGAAAACCGATGGTGAGCAGGTCGTGCTGGCGGACTGCCAGGAGTTTCGCTTGGTGAAGTTCACCTTAAGCGAAGCTGCCTCGAAGGTGACCATTCCCGCGGGCGAGGGGCGTTTGCTCAGTCCGGTCGAGGGCAAGGTGCTGGCGAACGGCGTCGAAGTTTCGCGCGGAGACAACGTGTTGCTGCCGGCGGACACGGAGTGGGAGATCACGGGCGACGCTGGAGCGGCTTTTCTGGTTACCGAGAAATTTGTTTAG
- a CDS encoding VPDSG-CTERM sorting domain-containing protein: MKKTLITSLIALTATISANAISFGFTQITSNGPEDVSAQLSADVQDVNGTQVSFKFSNTGPIASTIGEIYFDHSGLLASLDSVLGNSAGVDFSDFSPNPSNLPGGNSVSPTFTSDFGAEAAPGNGNGIDPGEWVTFGLTLTNGVSFADLITGLNSGSVRLGMHVRAIGQQGASEGYINNPNDPGPGPGPDPVPDSGTTLALLGAALLGVIGFRRFKK; the protein is encoded by the coding sequence ATGAAAAAAACTCTGATCACTTCACTCATCGCATTGACTGCTACAATTTCGGCAAATGCGATCAGCTTTGGCTTCACACAGATCACATCAAACGGCCCTGAAGACGTTTCGGCCCAGCTCTCAGCAGACGTCCAAGACGTCAATGGCACGCAGGTAAGCTTCAAATTTAGCAACACTGGTCCAATTGCATCTACTATCGGTGAAATATATTTCGACCATTCTGGTCTTCTCGCTTCGCTGGATTCGGTGCTCGGAAACTCAGCAGGAGTCGACTTCAGCGACTTCAGCCCCAACCCATCGAACCTCCCCGGAGGCAATTCCGTCTCGCCAACGTTCACTTCAGACTTCGGAGCAGAAGCAGCCCCAGGTAACGGTAACGGGATCGACCCTGGAGAATGGGTAACTTTTGGTCTGACGCTCACGAACGGCGTATCCTTCGCTGATCTGATTACTGGACTGAATAGTGGAAGCGTTCGATTGGGCATGCACGTTCGGGCCATCGGACAACAGGGCGCATCTGAAGGTTACATTAACAATCCAAACGACCCAGGCCCGGGCCCAGGTCCCGACCCTGTCCCTGACTCCGGCACCACCCTTGCCCTCCTCGGCGCTGCGCTTCTCGGAGTAATCGGCTTCCGCCGCTTCAAGAAGTAA
- a CDS encoding M6 family metalloprotease domain-containing protein → MSAFPGCFIEIQPDGSEIDLHIHGDEHFHWVCDHDGYTVLKDRGWFVYAERGPNGKLVPSGNRVGKTNPAALGLTRRTLPDAVHRRSNLTEPQQADGTASATGSSASQWQGSLKNLVVMLRFSNHSSRTLPSISDVDILMNEPGGHPTLAPTGSVWDVFQENSYGLLSLESTVTYWVDLPQTEAYYAGGSSGLASSIHGALRSALDVINADPNFNFTDFDQNGDGNIDAITFLHSGYAAEWGGTSADGAYYTDRIWSHKWSLGSWYSSEGVRVSNYHISPAVWGTSGSTIGRIGVICHETGHFLGLPDLYDGDDSNGDGKRGNGLGSWCLMANSWGFDNSQRHPPHLSAWSKTQLGWMTPAVIDSAGTYTLTQAETAPHAFRIDNGYPSGEYLLIENRQPVGIESAMPQGGLAIFHIDETASYTNETHHYRVALLQADGARDLERGADRGDAYDMFRAGYRDELSPSTNPSTNSYQGGVDDVTNNRIYNISSPGTDMTFSFEIIGADAPPSAPNSLTSTSQSYDRISLSWADSSSDEHGFKIERSIQGGSWTEIASTSANITSYQDSGLQPDTSYAYRVKAYNLGGSSAYSNTSTVVTDQAPPPPAAASNVSASALSNTQIAINWSDNASDESGYYVDCSLDNSNWSQIATLGVNATSYVDSSLNASTQYFYRVRAYSSWGQSISGVASATTSAPPPFVFALASQDWAVSGNVSGSYLATRSADGVSQKITEVESGGKPSNRHSYLDHRWQFDGVRGGLMVTLSVKASAPANSEGDNFEFQYSNNGGSSWNSFSPALVVENGTSSTQVGELPDTISGTVYIRVIDTDNTKGARISDSVSIDELFIRTDIDANDFPPEVPTGISASLSGNSSVSLSWADNAINERGYEVLRSANGSGWQTIASLASNTESFNDDTVSPNTSYTYRVSAYSVSFESLSASSNTVKTPDGLTITGLSGGKSKGEIYVDIRWEGGSSLNNVAVYRSVNGGTFTQVISTTNDGAYRDNLGLKGSHSIEYYIASPDGSVTSATVTTSL, encoded by the coding sequence ATGTCGGCATTTCCCGGTTGCTTTATCGAGATTCAACCCGATGGATCGGAGATCGATCTCCACATCCACGGTGACGAACATTTCCACTGGGTATGCGACCATGACGGATACACAGTACTGAAAGACAGAGGTTGGTTCGTCTACGCTGAACGCGGCCCCAACGGGAAATTGGTCCCCAGCGGCAACCGCGTCGGAAAAACAAATCCAGCTGCCCTCGGACTAACGCGACGCACTTTGCCAGACGCAGTTCACCGTCGCTCGAACCTCACTGAACCGCAACAGGCAGACGGTACGGCTTCTGCAACCGGCTCCAGCGCCTCCCAATGGCAGGGCAGCCTCAAAAATCTCGTGGTGATGTTAAGGTTTTCGAACCACTCCAGCCGCACATTACCGAGCATCTCCGACGTCGATATTCTCATGAACGAGCCCGGCGGACACCCGACCCTCGCTCCCACCGGTAGCGTTTGGGATGTATTCCAAGAGAATTCCTATGGCCTACTCAGCCTGGAATCCACCGTCACTTACTGGGTCGATCTCCCACAAACCGAAGCCTACTACGCCGGAGGAAGCTCCGGATTGGCTTCATCGATTCACGGAGCGCTCCGCTCTGCCCTCGACGTTATCAACGCCGATCCGAACTTCAATTTCACCGATTTCGACCAAAACGGCGATGGTAACATCGACGCCATCACTTTTCTCCATTCCGGATACGCTGCTGAATGGGGTGGCACCTCGGCCGACGGTGCCTACTACACCGACCGCATTTGGTCTCACAAGTGGAGCTTAGGGAGCTGGTATTCCAGTGAAGGCGTTCGCGTTAGCAACTACCATATCAGCCCCGCTGTTTGGGGCACTTCTGGATCCACGATTGGACGCATCGGGGTGATTTGCCACGAGACTGGACACTTTCTCGGTTTGCCTGACCTCTACGATGGCGACGATTCCAACGGCGACGGCAAGCGCGGCAACGGGCTCGGATCTTGGTGCCTCATGGCAAACTCGTGGGGTTTCGACAATTCCCAGCGTCACCCGCCCCACCTTTCCGCCTGGAGCAAGACCCAGCTGGGTTGGATGACCCCGGCAGTCATCGACAGCGCCGGCACCTACACCCTGACCCAAGCGGAGACTGCACCGCACGCGTTCCGTATTGATAACGGGTATCCGTCCGGCGAATACCTCCTCATCGAAAACCGGCAACCTGTCGGCATCGAATCGGCCATGCCGCAAGGAGGTCTGGCCATTTTCCACATCGACGAAACTGCGAGCTACACCAACGAAACACACCACTACCGCGTGGCCCTCCTGCAAGCGGACGGAGCTCGCGACCTCGAGCGTGGGGCCGACCGCGGCGACGCCTACGATATGTTCCGGGCGGGCTACCGTGACGAGTTGAGTCCGAGCACCAACCCGAGTACCAATTCCTACCAGGGAGGGGTCGACGATGTGACCAACAACCGCATCTACAACATCAGCTCGCCAGGAACCGACATGACTTTCAGCTTCGAAATCATCGGAGCGGATGCACCTCCTTCGGCACCTAATAGCCTAACGAGCACGAGCCAATCCTACGATCGCATTTCTCTCTCCTGGGCTGACAGCTCCAGCGACGAACACGGGTTCAAGATCGAACGATCCATTCAGGGAGGAAGCTGGACCGAAATCGCGAGTACTTCAGCGAACATCACCAGCTACCAAGACTCCGGCCTGCAGCCGGATACGAGCTACGCTTACCGCGTGAAAGCTTACAACCTAGGTGGAAGTTCCGCCTACTCGAACACAAGCACGGTAGTCACCGACCAAGCACCACCGCCTCCAGCTGCAGCCAGCAACGTTTCAGCGAGCGCCTTGAGCAACACGCAAATCGCGATCAATTGGAGCGATAACGCCTCCGACGAATCGGGCTACTATGTGGATTGTTCGCTCGACAATTCGAATTGGTCACAGATCGCAACGCTCGGTGTAAACGCAACAAGCTACGTCGATTCTTCGCTCAACGCATCTACCCAATACTTCTACCGCGTTCGTGCTTACAGCAGCTGGGGTCAATCCATCTCCGGAGTCGCTTCCGCAACCACCAGCGCTCCTCCGCCATTCGTCTTCGCCCTAGCATCTCAGGATTGGGCAGTTTCAGGCAACGTCTCCGGCAGCTACCTTGCAACGCGCTCCGCTGATGGCGTCTCTCAAAAGATCACTGAAGTGGAAAGCGGCGGCAAGCCTTCCAATCGTCACAGCTACCTCGACCATCGTTGGCAATTCGATGGTGTGCGTGGCGGCTTGATGGTCACTCTGAGCGTGAAGGCCTCCGCTCCCGCCAATTCCGAAGGCGATAACTTCGAGTTCCAATACTCCAACAACGGCGGCAGCAGCTGGAACAGCTTCTCCCCTGCGCTCGTCGTCGAAAATGGTACGAGTTCAACTCAAGTCGGAGAGCTACCTGATACCATTTCCGGAACCGTCTACATTCGGGTTATCGATACCGACAACACAAAGGGAGCTCGCATCTCCGATTCGGTCAGCATCGACGAACTCTTCATCCGAACCGATATCGATGCCAATGACTTCCCCCCTGAAGTTCCAACAGGCATCTCAGCCAGCCTGTCCGGTAACTCCAGCGTGAGCCTCAGCTGGGCGGACAACGCTATCAACGAACGTGGCTACGAGGTCCTGCGATCCGCCAACGGAAGCGGTTGGCAAACCATCGCTAGCCTAGCCTCAAACACCGAGTCATTCAACGACGATACCGTCTCGCCAAACACGAGTTACACCTATCGAGTTTCTGCCTACTCCGTGAGCTTCGAGTCCCTTTCAGCAAGCTCGAACACTGTCAAGACCCCCGATGGCTTAACCATCACCGGCCTCTCTGGCGGCAAGAGCAAGGGAGAGATTTACGTCGACATCAGGTGGGAAGGCGGCTCTAGCCTCAACAACGTCGCTGTCTACCGCAGCGTTAATGGTGGCACATTCACTCAAGTGATCAGCACCACAAATGATGGCGCTTACCGAGACAACCTTGGCCTAAAAGGAAGCCACTCGATCGAATACTACATCGCGTCTCCAGACGGATCGGTCACCTCTGCCACCGTTACAACGAGCTTGTAG
- a CDS encoding nucleotide exchange factor GrpE, whose product MENAKETPEVEENVDAQTEEASAEAAEASAEATEAVSEEAAEAAAEVAEEPKELTLEEQLEAAKAEAAENYNNYLRSVADLDTYRRRVMREKDELKQYAISGLLEDFLPIYDNLGLGLMSAEQSSDPKVVVQGIQMVMNQFKSLLEDNGIAEVAPAPGDDFDPNVAEAFQTQPSDEIEEGKVLSLMRKGFKLNGRLIRPANVVVSGGPATESE is encoded by the coding sequence ATGGAAAACGCTAAGGAAACACCAGAAGTAGAAGAAAACGTAGACGCGCAAACCGAGGAGGCGAGCGCTGAAGCAGCAGAGGCTTCTGCGGAGGCCACGGAAGCTGTCTCGGAAGAGGCAGCCGAAGCAGCGGCGGAAGTCGCTGAGGAGCCGAAGGAGTTGACGCTGGAGGAACAGCTCGAAGCCGCAAAGGCCGAGGCTGCGGAAAATTACAACAATTACCTCAGGTCGGTCGCTGACCTCGACACCTACCGCCGCCGCGTCATGCGCGAGAAGGACGAGCTCAAGCAGTACGCGATTTCCGGTCTGTTGGAGGACTTCCTGCCGATCTACGACAACCTCGGCTTGGGACTCATGTCGGCCGAACAGTCGTCCGATCCCAAGGTGGTCGTGCAGGGCATCCAGATGGTGATGAACCAGTTCAAGAGCTTGCTCGAGGATAACGGCATTGCGGAAGTAGCCCCGGCTCCAGGTGATGACTTCGACCCAAACGTAGCGGAGGCTTTCCAAACTCAGCCCAGCGACGAAATCGAGGAGGGCAAGGTCCTTTCGCTCATGCGCAAAGGCTTCAAGCTCAACGGTCGCCTTATCCGCCCAGCCAACGTTGTGGTAAGCGGCGGACCTGCCACGGAAAGCGAGTAG